The proteins below come from a single Demetria terragena DSM 11295 genomic window:
- a CDS encoding metal-sulfur cluster assembly factor yields the protein MSETKTPHNVADVEEAMYDVVDPELGINVVDLGLVYGITVDPEGHAVIDMTLTSAACPLTDVIEDQTTAALDGVASSSRINWVWMPPWGPDKITDDGREQLRALGFNI from the coding sequence ATGAGCGAAACCAAGACACCCCACAATGTGGCCGACGTCGAGGAGGCCATGTATGACGTGGTCGACCCAGAGCTCGGTATCAACGTCGTCGACCTCGGCCTGGTCTACGGCATCACCGTCGACCCTGAAGGGCACGCTGTCATTGACATGACGCTGACCTCAGCGGCCTGCCCGTTGACCGACGTGATCGAAGACCAGACCACGGCAGCGCTGGATGGAGTCGCGAGCTCATCCCGAATCAACTGGGTCTGGATGCCGCCGTGGGGCCCGGACAAGATCACCGACGACGGTCGTGAGCAGTTGCGGGCGCTCGGCTTCAACATCTGA
- the sufU gene encoding Fe-S cluster assembly sulfur transfer protein SufU: protein MDLYQELILEHSKRPQHSGLREPFDGEAHHVNPTCGDEVTVRAARDGDTLTDVSYDALGCSISVASASILAEECIGHSLDDVRGTYAAMRAMLTSKGSDPGDEEVIGDGVALAGVAKYPARVKCALLPWAALTDALARAGVDISSEATSGRTA, encoded by the coding sequence ATGGACCTCTATCAAGAGTTGATTCTCGAGCACAGCAAGCGTCCCCAGCACTCCGGTCTGCGGGAGCCCTTCGACGGCGAGGCGCACCATGTCAACCCGACGTGTGGCGACGAAGTGACCGTACGAGCAGCCCGCGACGGCGACACACTAACCGATGTTTCCTATGACGCTCTCGGGTGCTCGATCTCCGTCGCGTCGGCGTCTATCCTCGCCGAGGAGTGCATCGGTCACTCGCTCGATGACGTGCGGGGAACGTATGCCGCCATGCGCGCGATGTTGACCAGTAAGGGCAGCGATCCAGGTGACGAAGAGGTCATCGGCGACGGTGTCGCACTCGCCGGAGTGGCGAAATATCCCGCGCGCGTGAAGTGCGCACTGCTGCCCTGGGCAGCCTTGACCGATGCGCTGGCGCGTGCTGGCGTAGACATCAGTTCCGAAGCGACCTCCGGGAGGACGGCATGA
- a CDS encoding aminotransferase class V-fold PLP-dependent enzyme: MVSTGSTGEVGSTGEVSSTGEVGEDFVAAVRADVPTLRRTVRDGKALVYLDSGATSLKPTPVLDAERTFYEEHNSAVHRGAHQLAEEATDAFESARARIAGFIGAAPDDVVFTKNATEALNLVAYAFSNAAAAGAMDGADPAVAQRFSLGEGDEILITEMEHHANLVPWQEVCRRTGATLRWIGVTDDGRLDLSKLDELVTERTKVVAFTHVSNVLGTINPVRELVGAARAVGALVVLDACQSVPHLPVDVADLDVDFLAFSGHKMLGPLGIGVLWGRPELLAAMPPFLTGGSMIEIVRMEGSTYAAPPQRFEAGTPVVAQAVGLAAACDYLDALGMVRLAAHDRDLTAYLLDRLAERPWVRVLGPLDAESRCGAVAFVVEDIHPHDVGQVLDDSGVAVRTGHHCAWPLHRRLSAVASTRASFGPYTTRADLDAFLNALDLVPGVFGIGVAGKESA; this comes from the coding sequence GTGGTCTCGACAGGCTCGACCGGCGAGGTCGGCTCGACCGGCGAGGTCAGCTCGACCGGCGAGGTCGGCGAGGATTTCGTCGCGGCGGTCCGTGCTGACGTACCGACCCTGCGCCGGACGGTCCGCGACGGCAAGGCCCTGGTCTACCTGGATTCTGGCGCCACCTCGTTGAAGCCGACACCGGTGCTCGATGCCGAGCGCACCTTCTACGAAGAGCACAACTCGGCGGTGCACCGCGGCGCGCACCAACTCGCCGAAGAGGCAACGGACGCGTTCGAGTCCGCGCGTGCGCGCATTGCTGGCTTCATTGGTGCGGCGCCAGATGACGTCGTGTTCACCAAGAACGCGACCGAGGCGCTCAACCTGGTGGCCTACGCGTTCAGCAACGCCGCTGCGGCGGGTGCCATGGACGGAGCCGACCCCGCTGTCGCACAACGGTTCTCGCTGGGCGAAGGCGACGAGATCCTGATCACCGAAATGGAGCACCACGCCAACCTGGTGCCGTGGCAAGAGGTATGCCGGCGTACCGGCGCCACTCTTCGCTGGATCGGGGTGACCGATGACGGCCGACTCGACCTGAGCAAGCTGGACGAACTGGTGACCGAGCGCACCAAGGTGGTTGCTTTTACGCACGTGTCCAACGTGCTCGGGACGATCAACCCCGTGCGGGAGTTGGTCGGCGCGGCGCGGGCAGTTGGTGCCCTCGTGGTGCTCGACGCGTGCCAGTCGGTGCCGCACCTCCCGGTCGATGTCGCGGACCTCGACGTGGACTTCCTCGCGTTCAGCGGGCACAAGATGCTCGGCCCGCTCGGGATTGGCGTGCTCTGGGGACGACCAGAGTTGCTGGCGGCGATGCCGCCATTCCTGACCGGTGGGTCGATGATCGAGATCGTCCGGATGGAGGGCTCGACCTACGCCGCGCCACCGCAGCGCTTCGAGGCCGGGACACCCGTGGTCGCGCAGGCTGTCGGTCTCGCTGCGGCCTGTGACTACCTGGACGCGTTGGGTATGGTGCGACTTGCCGCGCACGACCGCGACTTGACTGCGTATCTTCTGGACCGGCTCGCTGAGCGTCCATGGGTGCGTGTCCTAGGCCCGCTCGATGCCGAATCGCGTTGTGGGGCAGTGGCTTTCGTGGTCGAAGACATTCATCCGCACGACGTTGGCCAGGTGCTCGACGACTCAGGAGTCGCGGTGCGTACGGGTCATCACTGCGCGTGGCCCCTGCACCGGCGGTTGAGCGCGGTGGCATCCACTCGGGCCTCCTTCGGTCCCTATACGACGCGTGCTGACCTCGATGCCTTTCTGAACGCGCTCGACCTGGTACCAGGGGTGTTCGGCATTGGTGTCGCAGGGAAGGAGAGTGCCTGA
- the sufC gene encoding Fe-S cluster assembly ATPase SufC, producing the protein MSTLEIRDLHVTVDTEQGTKEILKGVDLTVNSGETHAIMGPNGSGKSTLAYAIAGHPKYTVTKGSITLDGEDVLDMEVDERARAGLFLAMQYPVEVPGVTVSNFLRTAKTALDGEAPKLRTWVKDVKGAMEDLRMDPAFAERNVNEGFSGGEKKRHEILQMELLKPKISVLDETDSGLDVDALRVVSEGVNRAKGNTDLGVLLITHYTRILRYIQPDYVHVFVAGRIVEQGGSELADRLEEEGYDRFLEKAGA; encoded by the coding sequence ATGAGCACACTCGAGATTCGCGACCTTCACGTCACGGTCGACACCGAGCAGGGCACCAAGGAAATCCTCAAAGGCGTTGACCTCACCGTGAACTCGGGCGAGACGCACGCGATCATGGGCCCGAACGGCTCGGGCAAGTCCACGCTGGCGTACGCCATCGCGGGGCACCCGAAATACACCGTGACCAAGGGCTCCATCACCCTCGATGGTGAAGACGTGCTCGACATGGAGGTCGACGAGCGCGCCCGAGCCGGCCTGTTCTTGGCCATGCAGTACCCCGTCGAGGTCCCTGGTGTGACGGTGAGCAACTTCCTGCGGACCGCCAAGACCGCACTCGACGGTGAGGCGCCCAAGCTGCGAACCTGGGTCAAGGACGTCAAGGGCGCCATGGAGGACCTGCGGATGGACCCGGCGTTCGCTGAGCGCAATGTCAACGAAGGTTTCTCTGGCGGCGAGAAGAAGCGGCACGAGATTCTCCAGATGGAGCTGCTCAAGCCAAAGATCTCCGTGCTGGACGAGACAGACTCCGGCCTGGACGTTGACGCGCTGCGCGTGGTCTCCGAAGGAGTGAACCGCGCGAAGGGCAACACCGACCTCGGCGTCCTCCTCATCACCCACTACACCCGCATCCTGCGCTACATCCAGCCTGACTACGTCCACGTGTTTGTCGCGGGTCGCATCGTGGAGCAAGGCGGGTCCGAGCTGGCCGACCGTCTTGAAGAAGAGGGCTACGACCGTTTCCTGGAGAAGGCGGGAGCCTGA
- a CDS encoding non-heme iron oxygenase ferredoxin subunit, whose product MAETSQEQQADIRVCRLDELPIGEAAAAEIDGTRVAIVRTSEREVHAINDRCSHANVSLSEGEVDGCSLECWLHGSRFDLITGAPTSLPATQPVAVYPVRVDNDEVFISMTPRPTTNS is encoded by the coding sequence ATGGCTGAGACATCCCAGGAGCAGCAGGCAGACATCCGTGTCTGTCGGCTTGATGAACTCCCCATCGGTGAGGCGGCCGCCGCCGAGATCGACGGCACGCGGGTAGCGATTGTCCGCACCAGCGAACGTGAAGTGCACGCGATCAACGACCGCTGCAGCCACGCCAACGTTTCGCTGTCTGAAGGGGAAGTCGATGGCTGCTCGCTTGAGTGCTGGCTGCACGGCTCCCGTTTTGACCTGATCACTGGCGCTCCCACCAGTTTGCCCGCGACACAACCGGTCGCCGTTTACCCCGTGCGCGTTGACAACGACGAGGTCTTCATCTCGATGACTCCGCGCCCCACGACGAACAGCTAA
- the sufD gene encoding Fe-S cluster assembly protein SufD, with protein sequence MSLLAQESKSHVDPATSASGSTIPAQSRAERLTSFDVADIPMPHGREEEWRFTPIDRLAGLLTDEPTDDRDGDPAVSFDVDSLGDLVAGTLAPGQAPRGSVLVPADRGAVVASANTPEALHVKIPADHVAEQPLRVNVHGNGAGRRSNAHYVLEAGAHSQALVIFDHTGSADHTGNLEVVVGDGAQLTVVTLQRWDDDANHLGQHDAVVGRDAAYKHIAVTLGGGIVRLNSNVSYASVGGEATLLGVYYADSGQHFEHRSFVDHNAPRGTSLVTYKGALQGETARTVWVGDVLIRAEAEGIETYELNRNLILTDGARADSVPNLEIETGEIEGAGHASSTGRFDDEQLFYLRSRGIPEKDARRLVVRGFFADIISKIGVPEVIETLMEAIEAELAQAGE encoded by the coding sequence ATGTCCCTGCTCGCGCAAGAGAGCAAGTCTCATGTCGACCCGGCCACTTCGGCCTCGGGTTCGACGATCCCAGCCCAGTCCCGCGCCGAGCGCTTGACCTCCTTCGATGTCGCCGACATCCCCATGCCCCATGGGCGAGAGGAGGAGTGGCGCTTTACGCCGATCGACCGTCTTGCCGGGCTCCTCACGGACGAGCCGACCGATGATCGGGACGGCGACCCCGCCGTCTCCTTCGACGTCGACTCGCTCGGAGACCTGGTGGCCGGGACGCTCGCCCCGGGTCAGGCGCCGCGCGGCAGCGTGCTTGTACCAGCCGACCGGGGTGCAGTCGTGGCGTCGGCCAACACCCCTGAGGCACTACACGTCAAGATCCCCGCCGACCATGTCGCGGAGCAACCGCTGCGCGTGAACGTGCACGGCAACGGTGCGGGGCGGCGCAGCAACGCCCACTACGTGCTTGAGGCGGGCGCGCACAGTCAGGCGCTGGTGATTTTCGACCACACCGGGTCGGCGGATCACACCGGCAACCTCGAAGTGGTGGTCGGCGATGGTGCGCAGTTGACGGTCGTCACTCTGCAGCGCTGGGATGACGACGCCAATCACCTGGGTCAGCACGACGCGGTCGTGGGCCGGGACGCGGCATACAAGCACATCGCCGTGACCCTGGGCGGCGGCATTGTTCGGCTGAACAGCAACGTCTCCTACGCCAGCGTTGGCGGCGAGGCCACGCTGCTGGGGGTCTACTACGCCGACTCGGGTCAACACTTCGAGCACCGCTCGTTCGTCGACCACAACGCGCCGCGCGGGACCTCGTTGGTGACCTATAAGGGTGCGCTGCAGGGTGAGACCGCCCGCACCGTGTGGGTCGGCGACGTCCTGATTCGCGCTGAGGCCGAGGGTATCGAGACCTACGAACTCAACCGCAACCTCATCCTGACGGACGGGGCGCGCGCGGACTCGGTCCCCAACCTTGAGATCGAGACCGGAGAGATCGAGGGTGCGGGCCACGCCTCCTCGACGGGTCGGTTCGATGACGAGCAGTTGTTCTATCTGCGCTCGCGTGGCATTCCGGAGAAGGACGCCCGGCGGTTGGTCGTCCGTGGCTTCTTCGCCGACATCATCAGCAAGATCGGTGTCCCCGAGGTCATCGAAACGCTGATGGAGGCGATCGAGGCAGAACTCGCTCAGGCGGGGGAGTGA
- the sufB gene encoding Fe-S cluster assembly protein SufB — protein sequence MSTIEELNPGLKDLGRYEYGWADSDTAGETARRGLSPEVVEDISGRKNEPQWMHDLRLKSLKLFGKKPMPTWGSDLTGIDFDNIKYFVKSTEKQATTWDDLPEDIKNTYDRLGIPEAEKQRLVAGVAAQYESEVVYHQIREDLEEQGVIFVDTDTGLREYPELFQEYFASVIPPGDNKFAALNTAVWSGGSFIYVPKGVHVDIPLQAYFRINTENMGQFERTLIIADEDSSVHYVEGCTAPIYQTDSLHSAVVEIIVKKNARVRYTTIQNWSNNVYNLVTKRATCDEGATMEWIDGNIGSKVTMKYPAVFLLGEHSKGETLSVAFAGEGQHQDAGAKMVHQAPHTSSTIVSKSVARGGGRTSYRGLVQVLEGAEHSRSSVVCDALLVDQISRSDTYPYVDVREDDVQMGHEATVSKVSEDQLFYLRSRGMSETEAMAMIVRGFVEPIARELPMEYALELNRLIELQMEGAVG from the coding sequence ATGAGCACCATTGAAGAGCTCAACCCGGGGCTGAAGGACCTTGGCCGTTATGAATACGGCTGGGCCGACAGCGACACCGCCGGCGAGACCGCCCGCCGAGGTTTGTCCCCCGAGGTCGTTGAGGACATCTCCGGCCGCAAGAACGAGCCGCAGTGGATGCACGATCTGCGCCTGAAGTCGCTCAAACTTTTCGGTAAGAAGCCCATGCCGACCTGGGGCAGCGACCTCACGGGGATCGACTTCGACAACATTAAGTACTTCGTGAAGTCCACCGAGAAGCAGGCGACCACGTGGGACGACCTGCCCGAGGACATCAAAAACACCTATGACCGGCTCGGCATCCCGGAGGCGGAGAAGCAGCGCCTCGTCGCGGGTGTGGCCGCACAGTACGAATCTGAGGTCGTCTACCACCAGATCCGAGAGGACCTGGAAGAGCAGGGCGTCATCTTCGTCGACACCGACACCGGGCTGCGCGAATACCCCGAGTTGTTCCAGGAGTACTTCGCCTCAGTCATCCCCCCGGGTGACAATAAGTTCGCGGCGCTCAACACCGCAGTGTGGTCCGGCGGGTCGTTCATCTACGTCCCGAAGGGCGTGCACGTCGATATCCCGCTGCAGGCCTACTTCCGGATTAACACCGAGAACATGGGCCAGTTCGAGCGGACGCTGATCATCGCCGACGAGGACTCCTCAGTTCACTACGTCGAGGGCTGCACCGCGCCGATCTACCAGACCGACTCGCTGCACTCGGCCGTCGTGGAGATCATCGTGAAGAAGAACGCCCGCGTTCGCTACACGACAATTCAGAACTGGTCGAACAACGTCTACAACCTCGTCACCAAGCGCGCGACCTGCGATGAGGGCGCGACGATGGAGTGGATCGACGGCAACATCGGGTCCAAGGTCACGATGAAGTACCCGGCCGTCTTCCTGCTGGGCGAGCACTCCAAGGGGGAGACCCTTTCGGTCGCCTTCGCCGGTGAGGGCCAGCACCAGGATGCCGGCGCCAAGATGGTGCACCAGGCGCCGCACACGTCCTCGACGATCGTGTCGAAGTCCGTGGCACGTGGCGGCGGTCGAACCTCCTACCGCGGGCTGGTGCAGGTGCTGGAAGGCGCCGAGCACAGCAGGTCCTCGGTCGTGTGTGACGCGCTGCTGGTTGACCAGATCAGCCGCTCGGACACCTACCCCTATGTCGACGTCCGTGAAGACGACGTGCAGATGGGTCACGAGGCGACGGTCTCCAAGGTCAGCGAAGACCAGTTGTTCTATCTCCGTAGTCGCGGGATGTCGGAGACCGAAGCGATGGCGATGATCGTGCGCGGCTTCGTCGAGCCCATTGCTCGCGAGTTGCCGATGGAGTATGCCCTCGAACTCAACCGTCTCATCGAACTGCAGATGGAGGGTGCGGTCGGCTGA
- a CDS encoding helix-turn-helix transcriptional regulator, with protein MIFAPGAPTDPAPLSRTGVGVGTVARHHSETTTRQRLTATVSEHGPITAGELGKRLGLTPAAVRRHLDALAEDGLVEEHEKAGDIARRRGRPARAYVLTESGHRDLHDDYRDLAADVLRFLGEHGGDDAVLAFARQRADQLAVALAEARNSTLPVAERAEILAAGLRREGFAASSRPVGEGTPLSGVQLCQGHCPVRDVAAEFPALCDAETEMFSDVLGVHVQRLATQAKGDHVCTTFIPLATLGSAAESGGHPRTPSATERDSR; from the coding sequence GTGATTTTCGCTCCGGGTGCTCCTACGGACCCGGCGCCCCTGTCTCGGACGGGCGTCGGAGTCGGGACCGTGGCGCGTCATCACAGCGAAACCACCACTCGCCAACGACTGACGGCGACGGTGTCTGAACACGGTCCCATCACCGCTGGGGAACTCGGCAAGCGCCTTGGCTTAACACCGGCGGCCGTTCGGCGGCACCTCGACGCGCTCGCTGAGGACGGACTCGTGGAAGAACACGAGAAGGCGGGGGACATCGCCCGTCGCCGTGGCCGTCCCGCCCGCGCGTACGTTCTGACCGAGTCTGGCCATCGCGATCTGCACGATGACTACCGCGACCTCGCGGCTGATGTCCTGAGGTTTCTAGGTGAGCACGGAGGCGACGACGCAGTGCTCGCTTTTGCGCGTCAGCGAGCCGATCAACTCGCGGTGGCGTTGGCCGAAGCGCGAAACTCGACTCTTCCGGTCGCCGAGCGTGCCGAGATCCTCGCGGCCGGTTTGCGTCGGGAAGGTTTCGCCGCCTCGTCGCGCCCGGTCGGTGAGGGAACACCTTTGTCGGGTGTGCAGTTGTGCCAAGGGCACTGTCCTGTACGCGACGTCGCGGCCGAATTTCCAGCCCTGTGCGATGCCGAGACGGAGATGTTTTCCGATGTTCTCGGCGTTCATGTTCAACGCCTTGCCACCCAGGCCAAAGGCGATCACGTCTGCACCACGTTTATCCCGCTCGCCACGCTCGGCTCTGCCGCCGAGTCTGGTGGGCACCCCCGTACCCCCTCCGCAACCGAAAGGGATTCGCGATGA
- a CDS encoding ABC transporter ATP-binding protein → MTPSVVVRDLRRAYGPVVALNGATWNATAGAVTAVLGPNGAGKTTMMEVAEGLRHPDSGTVRVLGIDPWRADADHRARVGVMLQDGGLPGATRPVRLLRHLARMYARPADVDALVDRLGINAFAGTAVRRLSGGQRQRLALASALVGRPQVLFLDEPTAGLDPHARREVWSLIGETRDEGTSVVLSTHSFDEADRLADHVVVLARGTVVADGSVTEVGGSSGLENTYFTLTEDVR, encoded by the coding sequence GTGACCCCGTCCGTTGTCGTTCGCGACCTGCGCCGTGCCTACGGCCCCGTTGTCGCGCTCAACGGCGCCACCTGGAATGCCACGGCCGGTGCGGTCACGGCCGTCCTCGGGCCTAACGGTGCTGGCAAAACCACCATGATGGAGGTGGCCGAGGGCCTGCGCCACCCGGACTCCGGCACCGTTCGCGTGCTGGGCATCGACCCGTGGCGGGCCGATGCCGATCATCGCGCGCGCGTCGGCGTGATGTTGCAGGACGGCGGCTTGCCTGGAGCAACGCGCCCCGTACGCCTGCTGCGTCACCTTGCCCGCATGTATGCCCGCCCCGCGGATGTCGATGCGCTCGTCGATCGCCTGGGCATCAACGCCTTCGCCGGCACCGCAGTACGCCGACTATCGGGTGGCCAACGGCAACGACTCGCACTGGCCTCCGCTCTGGTGGGTCGTCCGCAGGTCCTCTTCCTCGACGAGCCGACTGCGGGCCTCGACCCGCACGCGCGCCGCGAGGTCTGGTCGCTCATCGGCGAGACCCGCGATGAGGGGACGTCCGTGGTCCTGTCGACCCACTCCTTCGATGAGGCCGACCGACTCGCTGACCACGTGGTGGTTCTGGCCAGAGGCACGGTCGTCGCGGACGGATCTGTGACCGAGGTTGGCGGCAGCAGCGGTCTCGAAAACACGTACTTCACCCTGACGGAGGACGTCAGGTGA
- a CDS encoding ABC transporter permease, translating to MNQTDQGAARPMACVRAQAAFESRTLLSNGEQLLVSVILPALALVGMVNTSVPDLGAGRRIDIVAPGVLALAVVSTAFTGQAIATAFDRRYGLLRLLGVSPLGPRGLLAGKAIAVLTVIASQVVVLGGLAAVLGWRPQAAGLPAALVVVVLGAWVFVCLALAMAGAVRAEGVLALANLIWVLLVIGGGLLFSTDLLPGALATVSSWLPWGALGDGLRTALFDGAFPGLEIGVLLVWGLMGTAVVARTFRWSD from the coding sequence GTGAACCAGACCGACCAGGGCGCGGCACGCCCGATGGCCTGCGTACGCGCCCAGGCCGCCTTTGAATCCCGCACGCTCCTGAGCAATGGCGAACAACTGTTGGTGTCGGTGATCCTGCCCGCCCTCGCGCTAGTGGGCATGGTGAACACCTCAGTGCCTGACCTTGGCGCCGGCCGACGGATCGACATCGTCGCCCCTGGGGTTCTCGCCCTCGCGGTCGTCTCGACGGCATTCACCGGGCAAGCCATCGCCACCGCCTTCGACCGGCGATACGGCCTGCTGCGATTGCTCGGCGTGAGTCCGCTAGGCCCGCGCGGCCTGCTCGCGGGCAAGGCCATCGCCGTCCTGACTGTGATCGCATCCCAGGTCGTGGTCCTGGGTGGCCTCGCCGCCGTGCTGGGTTGGCGTCCGCAGGCGGCCGGCCTTCCGGCGGCGCTGGTGGTGGTGGTCCTGGGAGCTTGGGTCTTCGTCTGCCTCGCCCTGGCCATGGCTGGTGCCGTCCGGGCTGAAGGGGTCTTGGCTCTCGCCAACCTGATCTGGGTCCTCCTGGTGATTGGCGGTGGTCTGCTCTTCTCCACGGATTTGTTGCCGGGCGCCCTCGCAACAGTCTCCTCCTGGTTGCCCTGGGGTGCCCTGGGCGACGGTCTGCGCACCGCACTTTTCGACGGCGCCTTCCCCGGACTTGAGATCGGTGTTCTGCTTGTCTGGGGGCTCATGGGTACTGCCGTTGTCGCCCGCACCTTCCGCTGGAGCGACTAA
- a CDS encoding COX15/CtaA family protein translates to MPTDLSAIWLRRILLANLVAEVGIVVTGGLVRLTGSGLGCPTWPRCTEDSFVPVEGQEEGIHKVIEFGNRMLTSVVSIAALLVIVAIWKFASDRPQLRRLSLLPLVGVGLQAVIGGITVLTGLSPVTVALHFLASMVLVSFSTYLLYRVTQEGDGPPTAIVPNAVRWVAYGVSSVAALVLVLGTIVTGAGPHSGDAETPRFDFDVRSVSWLHADAVMLFCGLVVAVLVAVHVLDVPRRVRRAWLAVLGVTLLQGLVGYTQYFTGVPWVLVLIHMLLASLLVVTVTWAALTLRERA, encoded by the coding sequence GTGCCAACTGACCTTTCCGCTATCTGGCTGCGCCGCATACTGCTGGCCAATCTCGTGGCCGAGGTCGGCATCGTCGTCACCGGAGGGCTGGTACGCCTGACCGGCTCCGGCCTCGGGTGCCCCACGTGGCCCCGATGCACCGAGGATTCCTTCGTCCCCGTCGAGGGCCAGGAAGAAGGCATCCACAAGGTCATCGAGTTTGGCAATCGAATGTTGACCAGCGTGGTGTCGATCGCGGCGCTGTTGGTCATCGTGGCGATCTGGAAGTTCGCGAGCGACCGCCCCCAGTTGCGCAGGCTGTCCCTCCTCCCCTTGGTCGGGGTCGGACTACAGGCCGTCATCGGTGGCATCACCGTGCTCACTGGCCTGAGCCCTGTCACGGTGGCGTTGCACTTCCTCGCGTCGATGGTGCTGGTGTCGTTCTCGACTTACTTGCTCTATCGCGTGACCCAAGAAGGCGACGGTCCACCGACGGCGATCGTGCCCAACGCGGTGCGGTGGGTGGCGTACGGCGTCTCCTCCGTCGCTGCGCTCGTCCTGGTGCTCGGCACTATCGTCACCGGCGCTGGCCCGCACTCGGGCGACGCCGAGACGCCTCGCTTCGACTTCGACGTGCGCTCTGTGTCGTGGCTACACGCCGATGCCGTCATGCTCTTCTGCGGCCTGGTCGTGGCCGTGCTCGTCGCGGTGCACGTTCTCGACGTGCCCCGCCGGGTACGCCGCGCCTGGCTCGCCGTTCTCGGCGTGACCTTGCTTCAAGGACTGGTCGGCTACACGCAGTACTTCACGGGCGTGCCCTGGGTACTCGTGCTCATCCACATGCTTTTGGCATCGTTGCTCGTCGTCACCGTGACCTGGGCGGCCCTGACGCTGCGCGAACGAGCCTGA
- a CDS encoding heme o synthase — protein MSQETSGSSEPPRGARQVVADYVSLTKPRIIELLLVTTFPVMFLAERGVPDAWLIIATLVGGTLAAACANTLNCYLDRDIDRLMHRTEGRPLVTGAISPRAALIFGMVLGLGAVVWLGFLVNWLSAWLGLGAIVLYAGFYTIVLKRRTSQNIVWGGVAGCMPVLIGWSAVTNSVSWAAVVLFLVVFFWTPPHYWPLSMRFRDDYANAGVPMLPVIAQDTKVAWQIVAYSWATVLTSLALIPVADMGWIYAVTAVLTGGLFLLEAHRLQRRAEDGSSLTELRPMRLFHYSISYLTLLFLGVAIDPLLHLPILG, from the coding sequence ATGTCGCAGGAGACAAGCGGCTCAAGCGAACCCCCACGGGGCGCCCGCCAGGTGGTTGCCGACTACGTCTCCTTGACCAAGCCGCGCATTATCGAGTTGTTGCTGGTCACGACCTTCCCGGTGATGTTTCTCGCCGAACGAGGCGTACCCGATGCGTGGCTGATCATCGCCACCCTCGTCGGTGGGACCTTGGCGGCCGCGTGCGCCAACACGCTGAACTGCTATCTCGATCGGGATATCGACCGCCTCATGCACCGCACTGAGGGGCGGCCACTCGTCACCGGCGCGATCTCACCGCGGGCGGCCTTGATCTTCGGCATGGTGCTCGGGCTGGGCGCAGTTGTCTGGCTCGGTTTCCTCGTCAACTGGCTTTCGGCATGGCTCGGGCTTGGCGCGATCGTGTTGTACGCCGGCTTCTACACCATCGTCCTGAAGCGACGAACCTCACAAAACATCGTGTGGGGCGGAGTTGCTGGCTGTATGCCGGTGTTGATCGGCTGGTCCGCGGTCACGAACTCCGTGAGTTGGGCGGCTGTGGTGTTGTTCCTCGTGGTGTTTTTTTGGACGCCACCGCACTACTGGCCCCTCTCGATGCGGTTCCGGGATGACTACGCCAACGCGGGCGTCCCGATGCTTCCGGTGATCGCTCAGGACACCAAGGTCGCCTGGCAGATCGTGGCATACAGCTGGGCCACGGTACTGACCTCGCTAGCGCTCATTCCGGTGGCTGACATGGGCTGGATTTATGCGGTCACCGCGGTCCTGACTGGCGGCCTCTTCCTGTTGGAAGCTCACCGCTTGCAGCGCCGCGCGGAGGATGGCTCATCACTGACCGAGTTGCGCCCCATGCGGCTGTTCCACTACTCGATCAGCTATTTGACGCTGCTCTTCCTCGGCGTGGCCATCGACCCGCTGCTGCACCTGCCCATCTTGGGCTGA